A genomic window from Henningerozyma blattae CBS 6284 chromosome 3, complete genome includes:
- the EXO70 gene encoding GTP-Rho binding exocyst subunit EXO70 (similar to Saccharomyces cerevisiae EXO70 (YJL085W); ancestral locus Anc_1.281) → MIGDIDIDEADVIVLSRDLEKINKLSLQINKSLVQIADTTGQSGELFTPILSRNNMLATLQRNIESALNSVASVKDLANEASKHEIILSKGIGKVGLKAYIQAIHKLDDMLEDIKTSSKMDQKNSEFSGILTHLSSLIKSSENKLKSYFLAILSLIKPFDPQIYMDKKVPFPYFEDEHLLELTIILDYFFSSPEYPTIERILVQERSEMIMKSLSSLENFAKQIPASKGIKFAKGSSGMMNYSQALLGFVAIESTLVDDLFSQQADFRPLVFKSIIQPVLDGYSNLFDSNVTYVKNNLQDADVFSFELIDCVNNVIRQLRGTPLQDYTRLIMSAQNIQNVTQSIFKDVIEHIIITVNNMTTVPADNGVAEGTVDTMTRLRKLSEYQTGVLGAIQNMSRQDWLPSSYKEKEYTSQNININPKDTRSLLSCFLGDCIDTLIISLERRAQKILLPNQEPDIANPNSKRNTLKPKIGNFLISNLAMVGQIVEKSDLNSLLGMTGHSRLDKLQKRYINYIVSDWRDLTANLMDSVFVDNSGKISQSKDKEQIKEKFRKFNDGFEALVSNFKHYKITNEELKKVMRSEIISLVLPMYERFYSRYKNSFTHPRKHIRYTPTELTTILNQLGR, encoded by the coding sequence ATGATCGGTGATATTGATATAGACGAAGCAGATGTTATTGTACTCTCGAGAGATCTTGAAAAGATTAACAAGCTATCTCTTCagattaataaatctcTCGTACAAATTGCGGATACAACTGGCCAGTCTGGAGAACTTTTTACCCCTATTTTATCAAGAAATAACATGCTAGCTACACTTCAAAGAAATATCGAAAGTGCCTTAAATTCAGTTGCTTCAGTGAAAGATTTAGCTAATGAAGCTTCCAAGcatgaaattattttgagtAAAGGGATTGGTAAAGTTGGCTTAAAAGCTTATATACAAGCCATTCATAAACTCGATGATATGCTGGAAGATATCAAAACAAGTTCCAAAATGGACCAAAAAAATTCCGAATTTAGTGGTATACTTACTCATTTGAGTAGTTTAATCAAATCTagtgaaaataaattaaaatcttatTTTTTAGCAATCCTTTCATTGATTAAACCTTTCGATCctcaaatatatatggaCAAGAAAGTTCCTTTCCCAtattttgaagatgaaCACTTACTTGAATTAACTATTATTTTAGATTACTTTTTCAGTTCTCCAGAATATCCaacaattgaaagaatattaGTACAGGAAAGAAGTgaaatgataatgaaatcCCTCTCTTCACTCGAAAATTTTGCCAAACAAATTCCAGCTTCGAAAGGTATAAAATTTGCTAAAGGTAGTAGTGgtatgatgaattattccCAAGCCTTATTAGGCTTTGTAGCGATTGAAAGTACTTTAGtagatgatttattttctcAACAGGCTGATTTTAGACCTCTTGTATTTAAAAGTATCATACAGCCGGTTCTGGACGGTTAtagtaatttatttgattcaaatgTAACATATgtcaaaaataatttacaagatGCAGACGTCTTTagttttgaattaattgattgtGTAAATAATGTAATAAGACAATTGAGAGGTACCCCATTACAAGATTATACTCGATTAATAATGAGTGcacaaaatattcaaaatgttACCCAATCTATATTCAAGGATGTTATTGAAcatattatcattactGTTAATAATATGACTACAGTACCTGCTGATAACGGCGTTGCTGAAGGAACTGTAGACACAATGACTCgtttaagaaaattaagTGAATATCAAACAGGTGTTCTAGGCGCTATTCAAAATATGTCTAGACAGGATTGGCTACCATCATCATATAAGGAAAAGGAATATACTTCTCAAAATATCAACATCAATCCTAAAGATACGAGGTCTTTACTATCATGCTTTTTAGGTGATTGTATCGATACTTTAATCATTAGTTTAGAGAGAAGAGcccaaaaaatattattacctAATCAGGAACCTGACATTGCTAATCCAAATAGTAAAAGAAATACGTTGAAACCAAAAATTGgtaatttcttaatttctaatttagCCATGGTAGGACAAATTGTGGAAAAGTcagatttaaattctttactAGGAATGACTGGACATTCTAGGTTGGATAAATTACAGAAAAggtatattaattatattgtttCGGATTGGAGGGATTTGACTGCCAATTTAATGGATTCTGTCTTCGTTGATAATTCAGGAAAAATTTCTCAATCTAAGGATAAAgaacaaattaaagaaaaattcagaAAGTTTAATGATGGTTTCGAAGCTCTTGtatctaattttaaacatTATAAAATCacaaatgaagaattaaagaaaGTTATGAGGTctgaaattatttctttagtATTGCCTATGTATGAAAGATTTTACAGCAGATATAAGAATTCATTTACACATCCCAGAAAACATATTAGATACACTCCGACTGAATTAACAACTATTTTGAATCAATTGGGGAGGTAA
- the ALY2 gene encoding Aly2p (similar to Saccharomyces cerevisiae YJL084C and YKR021W; ancestral locus Anc_1.282), protein MLNNPPSLRKSSTPNFSRSNSIKRLSLLPKSSSMLNINNSLNGQSQSQSNTNSNPSSSQPFGVNRSRSSASKPSSYNKIPSIAPIVNRRHSSYSLSNHSPNTNTIPSATPKKPVLNSNKSTSPPPVLYQNYVSPIFPPEKQYFDIPFTEAPTYQSTNIQIFFKLVEPNIFLQGFDSSESSVTSNSPSILRGSMIVRVLKQTKLKKISLTFRGLQRTDWPEGIPPKKLEIYEANDIITHTWPFFNSKYPQTKDNYLFKPLPTQYGNSLSNSLNANPEPISRRSSVSSFQSLATNSNSNSNTPNQNTLTPSSIFRRSRAFSTDNLPTLNQNSNSKRLSFQNVTQNSSNSLFPNLFSTTSNTTTPTNTPINTTTNPSTTTSSVDTDEYTTFNPGDYIFTFEQFIPANYPESIMADYGYVKYFLHYEIQRYGTFKSNIYGNHPVSIIRTPSDMSVEDTEPIEIIRDWENQLHYDIIIASKDIILDAFLPITFNFYPIDKVTLHRVKIYLTETMEYYCHDHKVRRLEPTKKFLLAEIDGPKINSSNQSNVKAKNLGNLLKDDYSDDLVNKTFNLQVFIPSTFTSTNPTTSLKKKQTLHPDTFCTNIKANHWIKICLRLSKMIDGKRKHYEINIDSPIHVLHKLCSHANILLPSYIQIDQSTNLLTNNKRSNSIKSKKKSKEEKELLHKSNFFFPKEVLLSHTLSTPENSGSNDLAVPLRSRTSSNFENNNHHFFQTPSKKRNSMINPSSSNNYSHPTGLFNNDDDSILFSSPKFKSNIYQPENLQRELLSPQAVPLTPINSNNATTTSSLLLLDDDVIDISNESITKLDESPPPFDYKFTLPSNPPTYIDVINSSNELLNNNSFLKSKLKDSNVNVADSMTPSKLTTQSKQETSSEPLPSQSSPLEPFSLQSKPLESIVSQSKSIEHTTSQPNASQPLSLEPIASQSLEPISSQSQTLEPTSLRSQTLEPVPLQLQPMEHPQLKSESGIPSPFQLPPPIPSQCQTSSKSNISTPMHTPMETPTHSPFGSPRIVSNDTHSIGIMNSNIIPNSHLVSSSPISSNSFDSPINFNTAPKLFKDNEHYLSSTISTPTKSTNNKNSVLNRIPPIKFDSPIKDLLNTPMLNTNKDSLIDNFENTSENSALKYAGTTTLPITNSLDNSIPMTTKTEEQPKKPMVVAPETIINPPAAPIITNDSLLVDSTRIKSATNSDNMILSPIPNEQLTLINPTDKPSTPSHNENLDSTTKTPVTKKPLLNSKVESSTKIPILDKQPMLTKSKNSTDASAIDETNNLQKTSNASNPQAEMKTNCSLKKVTENKFPLSIDSESSLKIHPSHKPSPAIKNDKSLETSTGNKAQLEINVENSLKTPIGDKPPLAIKSKNMIKTPIANKPPLSIKTDNLLKTPIGNKLPLAIKPDTLLKTPISHKPPSALKNDKSLRTPTRSKDPLEIKTENSLKTPIGDKPPLAIKSENSIKTPLSVKPPVAIKAVKSLKTPVSSPSKIKPLTRKPSSSKIPTIKSNNSQAAAKRIVTPIKKSEIPVKSNASLTTDVSTLKESKLLFSKATKQSTSNSTHKTSSNNNETTVKKSVKKSINDETKTPNKNNSNSVSKFSLRKEPKDETKDIKNTPSKPLLKRDSKEASQKLIKEIAKENLNSTNCIENNAITKSNQNNKKLSLGTTSKIPLNGADSAAIKGVKSTKKSTNEPLKVNSLTEKNDNEVSENNNVGKLDKKQNNILKQSLKKKTDESNKKSIESSIDENAKLLSKNISEENTETLINKTESENSVIQSKKEAKEHSKMSLRKESVEKDLKSIVKRITSQDTKNISKKEPSTEMESKVDTQDTAPKKNTTTKRNIFRNSIINTKSTPDTSNKAASANEGKKTIFRNSIINSKSILLDISNKEDAASEGKKSIFNMNKKNSTNKKSDDGIENTKLKKSSAFLNIRNTHNETLNSSSKSTLNKILAGESNASQNNTNTRTISSTPPNEHNNDSTSNTPESIDRGSINTDMTSNSITPPSSNIETNSIDHNENIIKINDNEGDITSSYHFTSNKSLVHNGLDANSNSDLEENKDIVNKLNTVSQAVLDHRLSRGKESEFDRESPNGNRSKRNSASINELGQIFNRYTSNNSSLNSLTTALTHISNRYLLSDGEENDEEQSIGDTIITDVEDDGASEYFSLFEAPIIPGGFNNVLQTVFSNDDLIESNMPDNDSTDEEANNSLEINNDTTDGQETDSMDDNTEDTHVGQSDDLVSLNTQISSTIPQVSNYNLPMTNSNSQYSQNKQQFQPLNNQLPPSYQPFPPSYQQIQPVFQNFNPTYQQLTPIQRQFTPSNPQFAPINQQFTPTQQNYPPHPQFTPLVQQPNTPPLNLQFTPIASYQNTPPKPQFTPNENQFTNAAPIFNTPVSINSNYNDGNSPIIRSTTNATTFSNKRNSSNPFRKPQSTLQQYMTAFDSSSVDTTAFYSPADPTNAMLKQSGPPTSFNLHTNVQNNGHIPPASNLNHNTSNFAPPNYSLAISNPNTTMNDFSNTLHRSKFNN, encoded by the coding sequence ATGCTCAATAATCCGCCTTCCTTAAGAAAGTCATCCACCCCTAACTTTTCTAGGTCTAATTCGATAAAAAGGCTATCGTTACTACCGAAGTCTAGTAGTATGCTAAATATCAATAACTCGTTAAATGGTCAATCCCAATCCCAATCCAATACAAATTCCAATCCATCTTCTTCTCAACCATTTGGCGTGAATAGATCAAGATCTAGTGCTTCTAAACCATCTTCTTATAACAAAATACCTTCCATTGCACCAATTGTCAATAGAAGACATTCATCGTATTCTTTATCTAACCATTCACCAAATACCAACACGATCCCTAGTGCAACCCCTAAAAAACCGGTGCTCAATTCCAATAAATCAACTTCGCCTCCTCCAGtattatatcaaaattatgTGTCACCAATTTTCCCACCagaaaaacaatattttgatatcCCATTCACAGAAGCACCAACTTATCAATCAactaatattcaaatatttttcaagttGGTAGAACCaaacatttttttacaaGGGTTCGATTCCAGTGAAAGTTCTGTCACTTCAAATAGTCCATCCATATTAAGAGGTTCTATGATTGTAAGAGTATTGAAACAaacaaaattgaaaaaaatctcTTTGACATTTAGAGGTTTACAAAGAACTGATTGGCCAGAAGGTATACCTCCCAAGAAATTGGAAATCTATGAGGCTAATGATATAATTACTCATACCTGGCCCTTCTTTAATTCCAAATATCCTCAAACAAAGGAcaattatttgtttaagCCATTACCTACTCAATACGGTAATTCCTTgtcaaattctttaaatgcAAACCCCGAACCAATCTCTAGGAGATCTTCAGTGTCAAGTTTCCAATCGTTGGCTAcgaattcaaattcaaattctaatacACCAAATCAGAATACTTTAACTCCTTCAAGTATATTTAGAAGATCAAGAGCTTTTTCAACAGATAATTTACCAacattaaatcaaaattcaaattccaaAAGATTATCTTTCCAAAATGTAACtcaaaattcttcaaattcgTTGTTCCCAAATTTATTCTCTACAACAAGTAATACAACCACACCTACAAATACCCCTATAAATACCACTACCAATCCCTCCACAACGACATCTTCTGTAGATACTGATGAATATACAACTTTCAATCCAGGtgattatatatttaccTTTGAACAATTTATCCCTGCTAATTATCCGGAATCTATAATGGCTGATTATGGTTatgttaaatatttcttacATTATGAAATTCAAAGATATGGTACTTTCAagtcaaatatttatggtAATCATCCAGTATCAATTATAAGAACTCCAAGTGATATGTCAGTAGAAGATACTGAACCCATCGAAATCATTAGAGATTGGGAAAATCAATTGCATTACGATATAATTATTGCATCGAAGGATATAATTCTTGATGCATTTTTACCCATTACATTCAATTTTTATCCAATAGATAAAGTCACTCTTCATAgagttaaaatatatttgacTGAAACTATGGAATATTATTGTCATGATCATAAAGTTAGAAGATTAGAACCTACAAAGAAATTCTTATTAGCAGAAATTGATGGCCCAAAgattaattcatcaaatcAATCAAATGTAAAGGCTAAAAATTTAGGAAATCTTCTAAAAGATGATTATTCAGATGATTTAGttaataaaacttttaatttacAAGTGTTTATTCCATCAACTTTCACTTCTACAAATCCAACCACTTccttaaagaaaaaacaaacttTACATCCTGATACTTTTTGTACAAATATAAAGGCAAATCATTGgataaaaatttgtttAAGATTATCAAAGATGATTGATGGGAAAAGAAAACattatgaaattaatatcgATTCTCCAATTCATGTTTTACATAAATTATGTTCTCatgcaaatattttattaccaagttatattcaaatagaTCAATCGACTAATCTTCTAACAAACAATAAAAGGTcaaattctattaaatcaaagaaaaaatcaaaagaagaaaaagaattattacataaatcaaattttttcttcccCAAGGAAGTATTGTTATCACACACTCTGTCGACTCCAGAAAATTCGGGTTCAAATGATTTGGCAGTGCCATTAAGATCAAGAACAAGCTCAAATTTCGAAAACAATaatcatcatttttttcaaactcCTTCTAAAAAGAGAAACTCAATGATTAATccatcttcttcaaataactATTCTCATCCTACTGGTTTATtcaataatgatgatgattcaATCCTATTTAGTTCCCcgaaatttaaatcaaatatttatcagCCAGAGAATTTACAAagagaattattatcaccACAAGCAGTCCCATTGACTCCAATAAATTCGAATAATGCAACTACTACTAGCtctttattgttattggaTGATGATGTGATTGatatttctaatgaatCAATTACAAAACTAGATGAGTCTCCTCCTCCCTttgattataaatttaCCTTACCATCAAATCCACCAACATACATAGATGTGatcaattcttcaaatgaattattaaataataattcctttttgaagtcaaaattaaaagattctAACGTGAATGTTGCAGATTCAATGACACCATCAAAACTAACTACACAATCTAAACAGGAAACATCATCTGAACCTCTACCATCGCAATCTAGCCCATTGGAGCCTTTTTCATTACAATCAAAACCGTTGGAGTCTATTGTATCAcaatcaaaatcaatagAGCATACTACATCACAACCAAATGCATCACAACCTTTATCATTAGAACCTATTGCATCACAATCTTTGGAACCTATTTCGTCACAATCTCAAACATTAGAACCTACTTCATTACGATCTCAAACACTGGAACCTGTTCCATTACAATTACAACCAATGGAACATCCGCAATTAAAATCAGAATCAGGCATTCCTTCACCTTTCCAATTACCACCACCTATTCCATCACAGTGTCAAACatcttcaaaatcaaaCATTTCGACTCCAATGCACACACCAATGGAAACTCCAACCCATTCACCTTTCGGCTCTCCAAGAATTGTATCAAACGATACCCATTCAATTGGTATTatgaattcaaatataattccAAATTCTCACCTAGTTTCCAGTTCTCCAATTTCCTCAAATTCCTTCGACTCTcctattaatttcaatactgctccaaaattatttaaagataatgAGCATTATTTGTCTTCAACAATATCAACCCCTACTAAAagtactaataataaaaattcagtATTGAACAGGATCCCtccaattaaatttgattcTCCAATTAAAGATTTGCTAAACACACCAATGCTTAATACCAATAAAGATTCcttaattgataattttgaaaatacaTCAGAAAATTCAGCTTTAAAGTATGCCGGAACTACAACTCTACCAATTACCAACTCATTGGATAACTCAATTCCAATGACTACTAAAACTGAAGAACAACCCAAAAAACCTATGGTAGTTGCACCAGagacaataataaatccCCCAGCTGCTCCAATTATTACTAATGACTCTTTACTTGTAGATTCAACACGTATTAAATCGGCAACAAACTCTGATAATATGATATTAAGCCCAATTCCTAATGAGCAACTAACTCTAATTAATCCCACCGATAAGCCATCAACTCCATCCCATAATGAAAATCTAGACTCTACAACAAAAACTCCTGTTACAAAAAAACCTCTATTGAATTCTAAGGTTGAAAGTTCAACAAAAATCCCAATTTTAGATAAACAGCCAATGCTTactaaatcaaaaaattcaacCGATGCTTCTGCGATTGATGAGACCAACAATTTGCAAAAAACTTCAAATGCTAGTAATCCACAAGCGGAAATGAAGACTAATTGTTCACTAAAGAAAGTAACTGAGAACAAATTTCCCTTATCAATAGATTCTGAATCTTCACTGAAAATACACCCTTCACATAAGCCTTCACCGGCCATAAAGAATGACAAATCGTTAGAAACATCAACTGGAAATAAGGCTCAATTAGAAATTAATGTTGAAAATTCATTGAAAACTCCTATTGGGGATAAACCTCCATTAGCAATTAAATCTAAGAATATGATCAAAACTCCAATTGCTAATAAGCCTCcattatcaataaaaacagataatttattaaagactCCAATAGGGAATAAACTTCCCTTAGCAATTAAACCCGATACTTTGTTAAAAACACCCATTTCACACAAGCCTCCATCTGCCTTAAAAAATGACAAATCATTAAGAACACCAACTAGAAGCAAGGATCCATTGGAAATTAAGACGGAAAATTCATTGAAAACTCCTATTGGAGATAAACCTCCATTAGCAATCAAATCTGagaattcaataaaaacCCCATTATCCGTAAAACCTCCAGTAGCAATTAAAGCTGTTAAATCATTGAAAACTCCAGTGTCTAGTCCCTCAAAGATAAAACCTTTAACAAGAAAACCCAGCTCGAGCAAAATCCCAACTATAAAATCAAACAATAGTCAAGCAGCTGCTAAAAGAATTGTAACTCCGATAAAGAAAAGCGAGATTCCTGTGAAAAGTAATGCATCATTAACTACTGACGTCAGTACTCTGAAAGAATCtaaacttttattttcaaaagctACAAAACAAAGTACATCTAATTCCACGCACAAAACAAGCAGCAACAACAATGAAACAACTGTAAAGAAATCTGTAAAGAAATCTATTAATGATGAAACAAAGACAccaaataagaataattcaaattccgtaagtaaattttctttaaggAAAGAACCAAAAGATGAAactaaagatattaaaaacaCTCCTTCTAAACCCCTACTTAAAAGGGATTCTAAAGAAGCCTCTcagaaattaattaaagaaatagcaaaagaaaatttaaattctacCAATTGTATTGAGAATAATGCTATTACTAAAAgcaatcaaaataataaaaaactaTCTCTTGGCACTACTTCTAAAATACCCTTAAATGGTGCAGATTCGGCTGCAATAAAAGGTGTGAAAAGTACTAAAAAATCTACTAATGAACCCCTCAAGGTGAATTCACTCACTGAGAAAAATGATAACGAAGTTTCTGAGAATAATAACGTTGGTAAATTAGATaagaaacaaaataatattctaaagCAATCactaaagaaaaagacTGATGAAAGTAATAAAAAGTCAATAGAAAGTTCTATAGATGAAAATGCCAAATTGCTTTCTAAGAATATATCTGAAGAAAATACTGAGacattaattaataaaacagAAAGTGAAAATTCTGTAATTCAAAGTAAAAAGGAGGCTAAAGAACATTCTAAAATGTCTTTAAGAAAGGAAAGCGttgaaaaagatttgaaaagCATTGTCAAGAGGATTACTAGTCAGGatactaaaaatatatccaAGAAGGAACCCTCAACCGAAATGGAATCCAAAGTAGATACTCAAGATACTGCtcctaaaaaaaatactacaACAAAGAGAAAcatatttagaaatagtATAATAAATACTAAGTCTACACCTGACACTTCAAATAAAGCTGCTTCTGCAAACGAAGGCAAGAAAACTATCTTTAGGAACAGTATAATAAACTCAAAATCTATACTATTAGATATATCTAACAAAGAAGACGCTGCAAGTGAGGGCAAAAAAAGCATATTCAATATGAATAAGAAGAATTcaacaaacaaaaagaGTGACGATGGAATTGAAAAtactaaattaaaaaaatctagtgcatttttaaatattagaaatacACATAATGAAACGTTAAATAGCTCATCTAAGTCCActcttaataaaatattagcCGGAGAGTCAAATGCCAgtcaaaataatactaatactaGAACAATATCCAGCACACCTCCTAATGAGCACAATAATGATAGTACTAGTAATACACCAGAATCAATTGACAGAGGTTCAATTAATACAGATATGacttcaaattcaattactCCTCCTAGTAGTAACATTGAAActaattcaattgatcataatgagaatattattaaaattaatgataacGAAGGGGATATTACCAGTTCATATCATTTCACCAGTAATAAATCCTTAGTTCATAATGGTTTAGATGCTAATAGTAATTCAGATttggaagaaaataaagacaTTGTTAATAAGCTCAATACAGTATCTCAAGCTGTTTTAGACCACAGACTTTCAAGAGGTAAAGAAAGTGAATTTGATCGTGAAAGCCCAAATGGGAATCGTTCAAAACGTAATTCAGCTTCAATTAATGAGTTAGgtcaaatttttaatcgTTAcacttcaaataattcttcattaaattctttaacaaCGGCACTGACACATATCAGCAATAGATATCTATTATCTGACGGggaagaaaatgatgaagaacAAAGTATTGGAgatactattattactgATGTAGAAGATGATGGTGCTTCggaatatttttctttgtttgaAGCTCCAATAATTCCAGGAggatttaataatgtaCTTCAAACAGTTTTCAGTAATGACGATCTTATAGAATCAAATATGCCAGATAATGACTCAACAGATGAAGAAGCAAATAATTCtcttgaaattaataatgacaCCACAGATGGACAAGAAACTGATTCTATGGATGATAACACTGAAGATACACATGTGGGCCAATCTGATGATCTGGTATCATTAAACACCCAAATATCATCTACCATTCCCCAAGTTTCAAACTACAACCTTCCTATGACCAATAGCAACTCACAATATTCTCAAAACAAGCAACAATTCCAacctttaaataatcagTTACCACCCTCTTACCAACCATTTCCTCCCTCTTATCAGCAAATTCAGCCagttttccaaaatttCAATCCAACGTATCAACAATTGACTCCAATTCAACGCCAATTCACCCCATCCAATCCACAGTTTGCTCCTATTAATCAACAGTTCACTCCAACTCAACAGAACTACCCACCACACCCACAGTTTACTCCTCTTGTTCAACAACCAAACACCCCTCCTCTGAACCTTCAATTTACACCTATTGCTTCATACCAAAATACTCCACCCAAACCTCAATTCACTCCAAACGAGAACCAATTCACAAACGCTGCtccaatttttaatactCCAGTTTCTATCAATAGCAACTACAATGATGGAAACTCCCCTATAATACGTTCAACGACCAATGCTACAACATTTTCTAACAAAAGAAACTCTAGCAATCCATTCCGTAAACCACAATCAACCTTACAGCAATATATGACTGCATTTGATTCAAGTTCTGTCGATACGACAGCATTTTATTCTCCTGCTGATCCTACCAATGCTATGTTGAAACAATCGGGTCCACCAacatcatttaatttacaTACCAACGTGCAAAATAATGGACACATCCCCCCAGCATCTAATCTAAATCATAATACTTCAAATTTTGCACCTCCAAATTATTCATTGGCAATTTCTAATCCCAATACAACCATGAATGATTTCTCAAACACATTGCATAGATCCAAGTTTAACAATTAA